A part of Strix aluco isolate bStrAlu1 chromosome 21, bStrAlu1.hap1, whole genome shotgun sequence genomic DNA contains:
- the LOC141932954 gene encoding uncharacterized protein LOC141932954 yields the protein MSRQAVGKVVRQLPGRSHQDEELLKRIQATVTQVQGDYWKLNSVTGNLLNDRHQKEKDMEALFRSLERLEKEKANKEDLVLGVDVKADKTALFCMCLAWGHPGLGAHCAQPGHSCGRGMCLPLGAEGPNSLLQAMLRHLGLQDLPALGRGHSPTPLLGRDQPPEAPPREEGGQGGGPATGSLTPAKDPLQGTVSTPQDASVAADRGQDEDKDRREREQHLQVAISKSWVQYSTRCPRLQQPEEGRFGILPSLMSDTRDCQPPSVALSDTPSIHPSLLRTTLT from the exons ATGTCGCGGCAGGCAGTGGGCAAGGTGGTgaggcagctgccagggaggagcCAC caggacgaggagctgctgaagCGCATCCAGGCCACCGTCACGCAGGTGCAAGGGGACTACTGGAAGCTCAACTCTGTCACCGGGAACCTCCTGAATGAccgtcaccagaaggagaaagatatgGAG GCTCTGTTccggtccctggagaggctggagaaggagaaggcgaACAAGGAAGACCTGGTGCTGGGAGTTGATGTC aaagcagacaaaaccgccctgttttgcatgtgtttggcatggggacaccctgggctgggggctcattgtgctcagCCAGGGCACAGCTGCGGGCGAGGCATGTGCCTGCCTTTGGGGGCTGAGGGTCCCaacagcctgctgcaggccatgctgaggcacctgggcctgcaggacctgcctgccctggggcgaGGGCACAGCCCGACCCCCCTCCTGGGGCGGGACCAGCCTCCCGAGGCACCCCCGAGAGAGgaagggggacagggcggagGCCCAGCCACAGGGTCGCTCACCCCCGCGAAGGACCCGCTGCAGGGGACGGTGAGCACTCCCCAGGACGCCTCCGTGGCTGCCGACAGGGGGCAAGATGAAGACAAAGATCGAAGAGAACgggagcagcatctccaag TTGCCATCAGCAAGTCGTGGGTCCAGTACAGCACCCGGTGCCCtcggctccagcagccagag gaaggaCGGTTTGGGATACTTCCCTCCCTCATGAGTGACACCCGGGACTGTCAGCCCCCTTCTGTGGCACTCTCTGATACCCCTtccatccatccctctcttctcaggACCACGCTTACTTAG
- the LOC141932955 gene encoding uncharacterized protein LOC141932955, translating to MWPWLAAGMCHSPCRCRGRLAAAGSTVLRSLCPALLEDPALAEGRRPGSSLKGRERSEIKSPMRRSLVPSGRARRSSAEAERGPGRSRRSRGPEATKPRRSFGDESPVNSTRTSWLAKGRSGRARGTSSPASQKSRVAEDFFNRFPAEGVEAAEGSSASGGEPQGLLQSLKGLDDLEADLLGASRPGSGPGKTTVKGATGYRTDVSFLGMEPQLFPWTSSSLFCTRPDENRCSGSGFGWLRASLVHPKAQLHLWVGSSCTVTTLQALVSLVAAAGMPMGLVVPSNLLSP from the exons ATGTGGCCCTGGCTGGCCGCTGGCATGTGTCACAGCCCTTGTCGCTGCAGAGGGAG gctggcagctgccggGAGCACTGTGCTGCGGTCTCTGTGCCCCGCTCTGCTCGAggacccagccctggcagaggggaggaggccAGGAAGTTCCCTCAAAGGGCGAGAAAGGAGCGAAATCAAATCCCCGATG CGCCGGAGCCTTGTTCCGAGCGGCCGGGCgaggcggagcagcgcggaggcGGAGAGGGGCCCCGGCAGGAGCAGGAGATCGCGTGGGCCAGAG GCTACAAAACCCCGGAGAAGTTTCGGCG ACGAAAGCCCCGTGAATTCTACAAGAACTTCCTGGCTGGCCAAGGGCCGCAGTGGGAGAGCCCGGGGCACCAGCTCGCCGGCCAGCCAGAA GTCCCGTGTAGCGGAGGATTTCTTCAACAGATTCCCTGCAGAGGGCGTGGAAGCTGCAGAG GGCTCCAGTGCCTCCGGCGGAGAGCCCCAAggtctgctgcagagcctgaag GGTTTGGACGACCTGGAAGCGGATCTGCTGGGAGCGTCGAGACCCGGTTCTGGGCCAGGGAAGACAACTGTGAAAGGTGCTACAGGTTACAGAACTGACGTTTCCTTTCTGGGAATGGAGCCTCAGCTCTTCCCTTGGACCTCATCCAGCCTGTTCTGCACACGGCCAGACGAGAACCGGTGTTCTGGGTCAGGATTTGGGTGGCTGAGGGCGTCGCTGGTCCACCCCAAAGCACAGTTGCACCTCTGGGTGGGATCCAGCTGCACTGTGACCACGTTACAGGCACTCGTCTCTCTTgttgctgcagcagggatgccaaTGGGTCTGGTAGTCCCCTCAAATCTCCTTTCACCCTGA